A DNA window from Rhodococcus sp. Z13 contains the following coding sequences:
- the pcaB gene encoding 3-carboxy-cis,cis-muconate cycloisomerase: MSPSPTDTGTRGPLLDPVFGAEQLGSALSDRAWIQALLDVEVALTRTAAALGRVDDAHAEAVAAAAAALADELDPAELGRRSAAGGNAVIPLVSLLRERADAPARAVHVGATSQDVLDTALVLLARRAGILVVTYLRSAAASAARLAATHRDTPMVARTLGQQALPTTFGALAATWLLALDDAADDLERVLTRLPAQYGGAAGTLAAVHPDGMAFADTFADQLGLTRPVAPWHTARNPITTLASTLGVAAGAVAKPATDIALMASTEFGEVAEDAPGGSSAMPHKRNPVAAITARAAARRVPGLVSTILSSTDHEFQRAAGAWHAEWETLCDLLRLTGGAAHRLSDSLAGLHVHTDALARNLDLTGGAILAEKVTAALAEHTEDARAVVTEAAVAGVPLDEAPGITAHLAPDEIRRLLDPTRYLGHAADIADRVLAHHDRHTGEKP, from the coding sequence CGGGCCTGGATCCAGGCCCTCCTCGACGTCGAGGTCGCGCTCACCCGCACCGCCGCAGCCCTCGGCCGGGTCGACGACGCGCACGCCGAGGCCGTGGCCGCGGCCGCAGCCGCGCTCGCCGACGAACTCGACCCCGCCGAACTCGGACGCCGCTCCGCCGCCGGCGGCAACGCGGTCATCCCCCTGGTCTCGCTGCTGCGCGAACGCGCCGACGCACCCGCCCGCGCCGTGCACGTCGGCGCGACCAGCCAGGACGTCCTCGACACCGCGCTGGTGCTCCTCGCGCGTCGCGCCGGGATCCTCGTGGTGACCTACCTGCGATCCGCCGCGGCGTCGGCCGCCCGCCTCGCCGCCACCCACCGCGACACCCCGATGGTCGCGCGCACCCTCGGTCAGCAGGCCCTGCCCACGACCTTCGGGGCGCTCGCCGCGACCTGGCTCCTCGCCCTCGACGACGCCGCCGACGACCTCGAACGCGTCCTGACCCGCCTTCCGGCCCAGTACGGTGGCGCCGCAGGCACTCTCGCGGCGGTGCACCCCGACGGCATGGCGTTCGCCGACACCTTCGCCGATCAGCTCGGGCTGACCCGGCCGGTCGCACCCTGGCACACCGCCCGCAACCCGATCACCACCCTGGCCTCCACCCTGGGAGTCGCCGCCGGTGCGGTCGCCAAGCCGGCCACCGACATCGCACTCATGGCGAGCACCGAGTTCGGTGAGGTCGCCGAGGACGCACCCGGCGGCTCGTCGGCCATGCCGCACAAGCGCAATCCCGTCGCGGCGATCACCGCCCGGGCCGCCGCCCGGCGCGTCCCCGGTCTCGTCTCGACGATCCTGTCGTCGACCGACCACGAGTTCCAGCGGGCCGCCGGCGCCTGGCACGCCGAGTGGGAGACGCTGTGCGACCTGCTCCGGCTCACCGGCGGGGCGGCACACCGGCTCTCGGACAGCCTCGCCGGACTGCACGTGCACACCGACGCGCTCGCCCGCAATCTCGACCTCACCGGCGGCGCGATCCTCGCGGAGAAGGTCACCGCCGCGCTCGCCGAGCACACCGAGGACGCCCGCGCCGTCGTCACCGAGGCCGCCGTCGCCGGTGTCCCTCTCGACGAGGCACCGGGCATCACCGCGCACCTCGCACCGGACGAGATCCGCCGGTTGCTCGATCCCACCCGCTATCTCGGCCACGCCGCCGACATCGCCGACCGCGTCCTCGCCCAC